The Devosia sp. 1566 sequence TCGCCATCGTGCCGGTGCTGGTTTATCTCGCCTGGCAGGGCAATCTGCGTTTCGGCCTGCACACCAACAATCCGTTCGGCCATGTGCTGCGTGGCCTCATCGGCATCGCCTCCATGGGCCTGAGCTTTTACGGGCTGACCATGCTGCCGCTGCCCGAGGCCATTGCCATTGGCTATGCCGCGCCGTTGGTCGTGGTGGTGTTGGGCGCCGTGCTGCTCAAGGAGCGGGTGCAGCTTTACCGCTGGACGGCGGTGATCGTGGGCCTGGTCGGCGTGATCATCATGCTTTGGCCGCGGCTCACCATCCTGAGCGGGCAAACCGCCATGGGCACCGGCGAAACCCTGGGCGCGCTCGCCGCGCTGCTTGCTGCCATCTTTTCGGCCTTTGCCATGATGCAGGTGCGCCGCCTCGTGCAAACCGAGCGCACCGAAACCATCGTGCTGTATTTCTTCATCACCGGCTCGGTGCTGTCGCTGTTGACCCTGCCGTTCGGCTGGGTTTGGCCCACGCTGGAGCAGACCGTGATCCTCGTCCTGGCCGGCATTGCCGGGGGTGTTGGGCAGATCCTCCTCACCGCCAGCTATCGCCATGCCGAAATGTCGGTGATCGCTCCGTTCGAATATACCTCGCTGCTGCTCGGCCTGGCGGTGGGTTTTGTCGCTTTCGGCGACATCCCGACGCTGCCCATGCTGGGCGGCGCTGCGATCGTGATCGCTTCGGGCATCTTCATCATCTTCCGCGAGCACCGCCTGGGGCTTGATCGGAACAAGGCCCGCCAGGCCAGCAGCCTCTAGGCCGCATTGCCGGGGACGCGATAGCGCGATTGCACCAGGCCCGATGGAAAGGCCCGGGTTTCCACATGCTCGAGCACCAGGTCGGCCTCGAGCGGCCCGAACAGGGGAATGCCCTCGCCGATCAACACCGGAATGCGGCTGATCACCAGATCCTCGATCAGCCCGGCGCGCAAAAACGCCTGGATCAGTTTGCCGCCATCCACATAAGCCGCGCGCCAGCCCCGGCCCGCGACCAGTTGCATCGCCTCCTCGGGCGTTGCATCCACAATCTCGACCTTGTCGGCAATCTCCTCGGGCACATCGGTCTGGGTGATGCTGCCGCTCAGCACCAGCACGGGCTTGGAATAAAACCACGGCCGGAAATGCTTGATCACCTCATAGGTGCCGCGCCCCATGATCACCCCATCCACTCGTTCCATATGGGCGTTGAAACCGTGATCCTCGCCAAGCGTCGGGTAATCCGTCAGCCAGGCGATGTCGTCATTCTTGCGCGCGATAAAGCCATCCAGGCTGGTGCCGATAAACACATGACCAGTGGTCACAACTCACCTCCATTGCTTAACCGGGCTTGATCTAAATCCGTGCCCTGTCAAACCCTGGCAGCAGGCTAGCTGGCCACCTCCAGCCCAGCCCAGCCCTGGCGCTTGCGGTAGATGGTCGAGGGGCTGATCTCCAGGGCCGCTGCCGCCAGCGAGATATTGCCGCCAAAGCTGGCAATGGCATCCTCGATGATGCGCTGTTCCTGCTCCCACATTGGCCGCACCGGCGAACGGCGCTCGGCCCGATTGCCGCCGGGCCCCAGTTCGCCCACTGCAGCGCTCGAAGCCACCATGGCCGCACTCACCTCGCCGCCATCGGCGAGCACGGCGATGCGCCGCATCAGGTTCTCGAGCTGCCGCACATTGCCGGGCCATTCCGATCCGCCCAGGACCGCAACCGCCTCGGGCGAAAACCCGGAGAACTGCTTGCCCTGCTCGCGCCCGAACCGCTCAAGGAAATGGCGGGCGAGGGGCAACACGTCGCTTGGCCGTTGCCGCAGCGGCGGCAGGTGGATCGGCAACACATGCAGCCGGTAAAACAGGTCTTCGCGCAATTGCCGGGTTTCGATCAGCTGCGTCAGCGGCTCCTTGGTGGCGCAAACCACTCGTATATCGAGCGCGTTGGTTGGCACCTCGCCCTCGCCAGTGATCCGGCCGGTCTGCAACAGGTGCAGCAGCTTGGCCTGCAGTTCGGGGTCGAGTTGCGCAACTTCGTCAAGAAACAGCGTGCCGCCATCCGCCCGCCGCGCCGCGCCCACGCCATCCGAGCCGGCGCCGAACAATTCGCGTGCCAGGGAATCAGCGTCGGCTGCCGCGCAGTTCACCACGACCATGGGGCGGCCAGCGCGCGGGCTGCTGCCATGCAGCGCCTCGGCGCACAAATTCTTGCCGGTGCCGCTTTCTCCGGTGATGAACACCGGGGCGGGGGAAGACGCGATCCGCATGATCTGATCGTAAACGGCCTGCATCGCCCCTGAGCCACCCACAAAGCCAGCAAAATCGGCCGAGGGCGGGGGCAGGGCGGGCTCACCCAAAAGGGCACTGGCCTTGCCGTGGCGCTGTGCCAACTCGCCGATTCGCGTCAACAGCGTCGCCCCGTCAACCGGCTTGGTCAGGCAATCATGCGCCCCAGCCCGCATCGCCACCAGCGATGCCGACACCGAACCACCATCAGACAGGGCAATCACCAGCGCGCCATCGGCCAGTTTGACCAGTCGCGCCATCGCCTCGTCAGTGCCGGGATCTTCGAGGCTTCCGAGATCCACCAGCACCAGGTCAAAGGCTTCGCGCCGCAAGGTTTCCGCCCCGGTCCGGCCGCAGGCCGCCAGGGCAAGCTGTGGCGCTGGCTGCAATTGCCCCGAGAGAGCTTCTTTGAGGTGCCGCACCGATCGCTGATCACGCTCGATCAGGAGCAGCCGGCCCGGCACTGCCAGGGGTCCCCCAGTGTTTGTCGCCATTGCGGCTTTGCCTTTGGTATAGTTCGACGCGCGCCGATTGTTCTCCAACAGGGTAAATATTCCGTTCCAGCCCGGGCCGGGGCGATGCTAAGAACATTGGGGCCGAATCCCGGCGCCCGTTAGGGGATCGCATCGCGCTGTGCAGGGCCTGGTTTATACCTTTATCGCGGTTTCAGCGGCGGCAGCGGGAGCTGCGGCGTATTTCGGGCTCGCCTTTACGCCCGCTCAGGCGATTCTCGCCGCGTTGGTTTTCGGCTGCATCGCCGTTACCGCCCATGAGCGTGTCCTGCGCCAGCGCGCCGAGCAGCGGCTCGAGCGCGCCATCGAGGAATTGTCGCGCCTCCTGTCCACCGATGCTAAGGCTGGCGCGGTGCTCGGCCAGCGCATCAACGCCATGGCCGACCTCAATGCCGGCCCGCGCCTGGGCGCCGTTGAGGCCGATATTTCCGTTCTGGGCACCGTGATCCGCCAGGTCGCCGAAGCCGTCGCCGATATCGAGGAAAGGGCGGCCCAACCTCAGGCCGCACCCGCCGCGCTGCGACCTGCCCCAGCCGCGACCATCGTGCCGCCACCACGCGAACCTACGATTCCGCTCGAAACCGTGCGGCGCGCCTTTGGCGAAGGGCGGCTGCTCTTTCACGTCCAGCCCGTCGTGACCTTGCCCCAGCGCCGGCCCACCGGCTTTGATCTGGTGCCGCGCCTCGCCCTCGAAGCGGGCGCATTGGCTGAACCGGCCGATTTCCTGCCCCGCCAGGGCGGCGCCGATGTGCTGCGTCAGCTCGAAAGCATCGGTTTGCTCGAAGCCATTACCCTGGCCCGCCGGGCCCGCACTGCCGGGCAAAGGCCCAATCTCTTTGTGCCGCTGTCGCGGGCGACCCTGGGCGACGGCCAGGCCGCCGAAGGGTTGATCGCTTCGCTCGAAGCCAATCGCCCCGTAGCGCCCAGCCTGATCTTTGCGATCGAAGAAGCAGAGTGGCTGTCCCTGACCACCGCGGAGCGCGCCGTGACCGACGCCGTCCACAAGAAGGGTTCTGGCTACAGCCTCCTGGCCGTGCAATCGCTGCGCCTCGATGTTGGCGAGCTTGCCGCCCGCGGCGTGCGCTCCCTGCGGATCGATGCCGCCCGCTTCCTCCACGCCCCCGAATCCCTCACTGATTTCCACGCCGCCGATATCGCCGATTACCTCGCCCGCTTTGGCGTGACGCTGCTTGCCAGCGGGGTATCAGCGGAAGCGCAGATCCCCGAATTGATCGATCACCGCATCACCCTCGTGCAAGGGCCTCATCTGGGCGCTGCCGCCCCGTTGCGCGGCGATCTGCTGCTCGATGGCGGCCGCCAGCCCGCGCCCGCCTTGCATCGGGTCGAGGGCTAACTCCACCACTCCCGTGCTGTTTGGGCTTGATCGGCGCCCCCAAGCTGCCACATAGCACGCAGCAGTTTATTTCGGAGTTCCCCATGACGTCCCATCCCGCCTCCATTTCCGGCCTGTCCGATCTTGCCGGGCGCTATGATGCGGTGCTGAGCGATGTGTGGGGTGTGATCCACAATGGCGTGTCGGCCTTCCCCAGCGCCGTCGACGCCCTCGTGAAATATCGTGAAGCTGGCGGCACGGCCGTGCTGATCACCAATGCGCCGCGCCCCTCGGGCCCGATCGTCGACATGCTTGATCGCCTTGGCGTGCCGCGCTCTGCCTATGATGCCATCGTTTCCTCGGGCGACGCCACCCGCGCCATGATCGCCCGCTACCAGGGCCGCCCGATCCACCATGTCGGCCCCGCCACCGAAGACGATGCGCTCTACGAGGGCCTCGATGTGCGCCGCACCACGGCCGATGAAGCCGAAGTGATTGTGGTCACCGATCTCGATGACGACACCCACACCCCCGAAATGTATCGGGAACGCGCCGAGCACTGGCTCGCGCGCAAGCTCCCCATGATCTGCGCCAATCCCGACCGCGTCGTGGAACATGGCGACCGCCTGATCTATTGCGGCGGCGCGCTGGGCGACCTCTACGAAGCCATGGGCGGGATCGTGCACATGGCCGGCAAACCCTATCGCCCCATCTATGAGGAAGCCTTCCGCCTCGCCGAACAGGCCGCTGGCAAGCCCCTCGACAAAAGCCGCGTGCTCGCCATTGGCGACAGCGTGCGCACCGATGCCACCGGCGCCGCCCAGTTCGGGCTCGACCTGCTGTTCATCACCGGCTCGATCCACGCGGCCGAACTCGATGCCTTTGGCAGCCCCGATCCGCAGCTGATCGCCGATCTCGTGGCCCCCAGTGGCGCCCGCCTTGCCGGCTTCCTGCCGCGCCTCACCTGGTAGGCGCGCGTGGCCTTTATTCGACTATCCAGCCTCGATGACGTCCCCGCCGCCCTGCGGGGCGCCTATGTCGCCATCGGCAATTTCGATGGCTTTCATCGCGGCCACCAGTCGATCCTGGCCGCCCTCAAGACCGAAGCGGCGCGGGCCAAGGCGCCCGCGGTGCTGCTGACCTTCGAGCCGCATCCGCGCGATGTGTTTGCGCCCTCGCCCTTCATGTTCCGCCTCACCGATGGCGACGCCAAAGCGCGGCTGGCGGAAGCCCTCGGGCTCGATGGCATCGTCATCCTCCCCTTCGATCGCGCCTTTTCCCAGATCGAGGCGGAAGACTTCGTGTCCCGCTTTCTCGTCGATGCCATGAACGTCGCCGGCGTCATTGTCGGCTCCGACTTTCATTTCGGCCGCGGCCGGCGCGGCACGCCCACTTTCCTCAAGGCGGCGGGGGAGGCGGCGGGCTTTGCCGTCCAGACCCTTGATCTGATGGACGAGGGCGACGAGCCCATCTCCTCCTCGCGCATCCGCGCCGCCCTCTCGGAAGGGGCGGTCACCGCGGCCAATCGGCTTTTGGGCTACCACTGGTTCTTTGATGGTTGCGTCGTGCGCGGGGACCAGCGCGGCCGCGAACTGGGCTACCCCACGGCCAACACCATGACCCCCAACGGCTTCCAGCTTGCCCAGGGCGTCTATGCCGTGCGCGCCCGCCTCGGCAATCGCCTTTTTGGCGGCGTTGCCGCCTATGGCAAGCCCATGTTCGACAACCAGCGCCCGCCCTTTGAAACCCACCTCTTCGACTTCGACGAGGACATCTATGGGCAAACCATCACCGTCGCCCTGGTCGGCCATATCCGCGGCCAGGAAGTGTTCAGCGGCCTCGATGAACTGATCGCCGCCATGGACCGCGACTCGGGCAAAGCCCGCACCCTCCTCACCCAAGCCACCCCCCTCAGCCCGCTCGACGAACAGCTGGGTTTCGTCGGCTAGCCCAAGAACTCGGCCCCATGAGCCATCGCCTCCCTCCCCCCTTGAGGGGAGGGACCGAGGGTGGGGGTTCCGGCTTTGCCTCCGAGTGGAGCCTGGGTACGGTTCCCCTTCGCTCCTCCACTCAAGCTCAGCCGCCTGCACCCCCACCCTAGCCCTCCCCTCAAGGGGGAGGGGACCCACCGTGCCTCGGCTTCGGCCGGCGCTTATCAGGGATGGCAAAGCGCTCCCGGCCCGACCAAGAACTCGAGCCCCAGAGCCATCGCCTCCCTCCCCCCTTGAGGGGAGGGACCGAGGGTGGGGGTTCCGGCTTTGCCTCCGAGTGGGGCCTGGGTACGGTTCCCCTTCGCTCCTCCACTCAAGCTCAGCCGCCTGCACCCCCACCCTAGCCCTCCCCTCAAGGGGGAGGGGACCTATCGTGCCCAACTCCTTGCTCTCGGCTCCTGCCCTCCCTCCCCCTTGAGGGGAGGGCCGGGGAGGGGGTGGTTCGGTGGGCCACTGATGGACCCCCACCCCCAACCCCTCCCCTCAAGGCGGAGGGGAGGCCTTCCACCAAGCTCTGCGTAAGCGGGAGTTCAGCAAGCGGGTCCACTGCGCTTAAATATCTCCTCGCAAGCCAAATCCCGCAGCCATCGCCTCCCTCCCCCTTGAGGGGAGGGATCGAGGGTGGGGGTGCCGGCCCTTCCATCCAGTGGAGCTTAGGTGCGACCCGGCATGAGTCTCAAACCCCAAACCTCTAGGCTCGTGCCCTCCCTCCCCCTTGAGGGGAGGGCCGGGGAGGGGGTGGTTATGTGGGCCACTGATCAACCCCTGCCTCTAACCCTCCGCTCAATGGTCAGAACCCACCGTGCCTCCGCGTCCGCCGGCATTCACGCGGAACTGACGGCCCCCCATCACCCCCGCCCACCGCAAATCAACCTTTGCCCCTCGCGCCTCACCTTGCTAAAAGGCCGCCAACCTCCCCCAAAGATTGCCGCCTCCATGACCGATACCGCTGCAAGCGCCACCGAAACCGATTATTCGTCGACGCTGTTTTTGCCGCAGACCGAGTTTCCCATGCGCGCCGGGCTCCCCGATCGCGAGCCGCTCTGGCTCAAGCGCTGGGAAGAGATGGATCTTTATGCCCGCCAGCGCGAACAAGCGGCCGATCGTCCGCTGTTTACGCTCCATGACGGCCCTCCCTATGCCAATGGCAACATCCATATCGGCCACGCGCTCAACAAGACGCTCAAGGACATGGTCAGCCGCTCCATGCAGATGCTCGGTTTCAACTCGGCCTATGTGCCGGGTTGGGACTGCCACGGCCTGCCCATCGAATGGAAGATCGAGGAGCAGTATCGCGCCAAGGGCCGCGACAAGAACGAAGTGCCGATCATCGAATTTCGCCAGGAATGCCGCGCCTTTGCCGAGCAATGGGTCGATATCCAACGCGACGAGTTCAAGCGTCTTGGCGTGCTCGGTGAATGGGACAATCCCTATCTGACCATGAGCTTTGACGCCGAAGCCCAGATCGCGCGCGAGCTGATGAAGGTCGCCGCTTCCGGCCAGCTTTATCGCGGCTCCAAGCCCGTGATGTGGTCGGTCGTGGAGCGCACCGCCTTGGCCGAGGCCGAGATCGAATATCAGGATTATGAAAGCGACACGATCTGGGTGAAATTCCCCGTGCATGGCGCTTCAGCCGAGGCCGGCGCGGATTTCGCCGCCACCGCCCGCCAGGTGCGCGACCTCGGTTCGGCCTTTGTGCTGATCTGGACGACCACCCCCTGGACCATCCCCGCCAACCGGGCGATCTCCTATTCCTCCAAGGTTGCTTACGGCCTCTACGAGATCACCGCGGCCCCAGAAGGCAATTGGGCCAAATCGGGCGAAAAATACGTCATCGCCGACAAGCTCGCCGCTGAAGTCTTTGCCAAGGCCAAGGTCGAAAGCTTCACGCGCCTTGGCGATGTCGATCCCGGCCAGATCACCGCCTGCCACCATCCGCTGCGCGGCCTTGCTGGCGGCTACAATTTCGATGTGCCCCTGCTCGATGGCGAACACGTCACCGATGATGCGGGCACCGGCTTTGTGCATACCGCACCCAGCCACGGCCTCGATGACTTTGAAATCTGGATGAACTCGGGCCGGCTCCTCGCCGAGCGCGGCATCGACACCTCCATCCCCTTTGCCGTGGACGATGCCGGTTTTTACACCGCCGAGGCCCCCGGCTTCGAAGGCGCCCGCGTCATCGATGACAACGGCAAGAAGGGCGACGCCAATAACCGCGTGATCGCCGCGCTCGCCGAGCGCGGCATGATGGTCGCCCGCGGTCGCGTCAAGCACTCCTATCCCCACTCCTGGCGCTCCAAAAAGCCGGTGATCTTCCGCAACACGCCCCAGTGGTTCGTTTACATGGACCGCGCCATCGAGGGCGTTGCCGGCGACACCTTGCGCCACCGTGCGCTCAACGCGATCGACGCCACCAAATTCTACCCGCCTGCGGGGCAGAACCGCCTGCGCTCGATGATGGAAGACCGCCCCGATTGGGTGCTGTCGCGCCAGCGCGCCTGGGGCGTGCCGATCACCGTCTTCGTGCATCGCCAGACCAACGAAATCCTCAAGGACGAAGCGGTCAACCATCGCATCGCCCAGGCCTTTGAGGCCGAAGGCGCCGATGCCTGGTACGCCGAAGGCGCCGCCCAGCGGTTCCTCGGCGACAGCTACGACGCGGCGGACTACGAAATGGTCCGCGACGTGCTCGATGTGTGGTTCGACAGCGGCTCGACCCACGCCTTTGTGCTGCGCAACAAGCAGAAATGGCCCTACCTCAAATTCCCCGCCTCCATGTATCTGGAAGGCTCGGACCAGCATCGCGGCTGGTTCCATTCCTCGCTGCTCGAGAGCTGCGCCACCAACGGCTTTGCCCCTTATGAAAGCGTGCTGACGCACGGCTTCACCATGGATGGGGAAGGGCGCAAGATGAGCAAGTCCCTGGGCAACACCGTTGCCCCGCAGGACATCATCAAGCAATACGGCGCCGATATCCTGCGCCTCTGGGTGGCGTCCTCGGATTATTCCGAGGATCTGCGCCTGGGCAAGGAGATCGTCCAGACCACGGTGGATGCGTACCGCAAGCTGCGCAACACCCTGCGCTGGCTCCTGGGCAATCTTGCCCATTACCAGCCCGCCGATGCGACCGAGCCCGCCGACATGCCCGAGCTCGAGCAGCTGATCCTGCATCGCCTGGCCCAGCTCGATGGCCAGGTGCGCGCCGCCTACAAGGAATATGACTATCGCCGTGTGGTGACGCTGCTCACCAACTTCATGAATATCGAGCTGTCGGCGTTCTATTTCGATATCCGCAAGGATGCGCTCTATTGCGACCCGATCTCCTCGGTGCGCCGCCGCTCTGCCCTGACCGTGCTCAATGGGCTTTTTGATTGCCTCACGGCCTGGCTCGCGCCCATCCTCGTTTTCACCATGGAAGAGGTTTGGCTCGAGCGGCACAAGGAAGCCGATGCCTCCGTGCATCTGCGCTTGTTCCCCGAAGTGCCCGCCGCCTGGCTCAACGACGAACTGGCCGCCAAATGGCAGCTGATCCGCAATGTGCGCCGCGTCGTCACCGGGGCGCTCGAGATCGAACGCCGCGAAAAGCGCATCGGCTCCTCGCTCGAAGCGGCCCCCAAAGTGTTCATCAGCGACCCCGCTTTGCTCGCCGCAGTGCAGGGTGAAGACCTGGCCGATATCGCCATCACCTCGGCGGTTGAACTGGTCGAGGGCGAAGGCCCCGCCGATGCCTTCCGCCTCGATGACGTGGCCGGCGTTGCGGTGGTGCCGGGCCTTGCCGAGGGCAAGCGCTGCGCCCGCTCCTGGAAGATCCTGCCCGAAGTGGGCAGTGATCCCGACTTCCCCGACGTCACCCTGCGCGACGCCCAGGCCCTGCGCGAACGCGCCGCCGCCGGTCTCTAGCCTGGTGCCCGAGCTTCGATCTCAGCTCCGCACGCCCCTTCACCTCCCCCTCCGTGGGGGAGGTCGGGTGGGGGTGAACGAGCCCCGATCCTCGGGCAACACTGCGACACCCCTCAACTGGTTGGACGCCCAACGATGAATCTGCGCGCCCTTGCCGACCCTTCGGTTTATGTCTCGCTCACCGCCGCCGTCCTCGCCTTTGGCCTCGATCGCGCGCACAAGAGCATGCAGGTTTCGGCCAATTGCATTTCGCTGCTGGCGGGTGCCTGCGTTGATCACTTCGAGGCTTTCATCCCCTTTTCCATGAGTGGCTGGAGCGGCGGGGAAGTGGTGCGCGTCACTCCGTTCTTTGATTATGTCCTCGTCTGGAACACCGGCATTTCCTATGGCCTGCTCGACGGCTTGCCGGTCTGGACCCTGGGGCTTGTCATGCTGGCCGCCGTGGTCGCCCTCGCCATCTGGTGGGTGCGTGCCGATAGTGCGCTGCTGCGTCTGGGGCTGGGCCTGTGCATCGGCGGCGCCCTTTCCAATGGCGTCGACCGGCTGATCTACGGCGCCGTGGCCGATTTCTTTCATTTCCACTGGGGCACGCTGTCGTTCTACATCTTCAACCTGGCCGATGTGGCGATCACCGCCGGGGTCGTCTTGCTGTTGCTCGACATGCTGGGCGTTGGCCGTCCACGCCCCGCTACGCCCACTGCTTGAACATGCTCGCGCCCCAATCTGGTTTTAGGCGCGGAACTAGTTTATAAGCACTCCCGACATTCTGAAGGACGTTTCATGCGCATGGGATCCACCGGGCCACAGACTGCTGCAAAGCGAGCTTCCCTTTGGGGCAAAGCCGGCTTGGCTCTGCTGCTGACCCTGACTATGGCGGCCTGCACCACCGTGGAAGGCACCAATGCCTTGACCGATGTCGGCACTTTCGAGCGCGAAGTGATGACTTCGACCGCCCGCGGCGTCGGCCTGCTCAACCGCGCCGACCCCAAGGAAGATCTGACCCAGGCCCGCGCCCCGCTGGTGCTGCCGCGCGATGCCGCCTCGCTTCCGGCTCCGACCCAGTCGGCCGCCGCCCAGTTGCCCGTCAACAGCGACCGCGTCCAGCTCAACACCGCTGGCATGAGCGAGGCCGAGATCAAGCGCCTGCGCAATGCCCGCGTGGTCGATACCCGCACCATCGCCGGTCGTCCCCTGACCGAGCAGGAAACCTCGGCGCTGACCGCCCGCATGCAGGGCGCCAATATGGAAGTCAGCACCACCGGCAAGCGCCCGCTTTATCTGCCGCCTGACGACTATTTTACTCGCGTGGGCGATGCCGATCTGCTGTGCCGCACCCCGAGCGGGGAAGTGGTCTCGCTGCGCGACCGCCGCTGCCCCGCCGATGTGCGCCGCGCCATCGAGGCCCAGCAGCCCCAAGTCACGAGCCCCGGCACTTTGGGCGCCGGCCCCAATGCCAGCATGAAGAGCATGACCAGCAGATAGGCTCAGGCCGCACTCGTTATTCAGCCCCGCCCATTGCGGCGGGGCTTCTTGTTTCCGCGCCGCCCCTTTGGGTCCCGCATGAAAGGCACCGAACTCATGGCCGACCAACCAGCCTCCCCCGATACCGGCGATCGTCTCGCCAAGGTCATCGCCCGCTCCGGGCTTTGCTCGCGCCGTGATGCCGAAGTGTGGATCACCGAGGGGCGCGTCGCCGTCAACGGCAAGAAGGTCATCACCCCCGCCTTCAACGTCACCGACCGCGACAAGGTCACCGTCGATGGCGCCCCGCTCGCCGCCCGCCAGGGCACCCGCGTGTGGCTTTATCACAAGCCCGCTGGCCTCGTGGTCACCGAGAAAGACCCTGAAGGCCGCCCCACCATCTTTGAAGCGCTCGAAACCCACGGCCTGCCACGCGTCGTGTCGGTCGGCCGGCTCGACATCAACACCGAAGGCCTGCTGCTCCTCACCAATGATGGCGGCCTCAAGCGCGTGCTCGAACTTCCCGCTACCGGCTGGCTGCGCCGCTATCGCGTGCGCGCCCATGGCACCGTGACCCAGGCCGCCCTTGATCGCCTCAAGGACGGCACCGAGATCGATGGCGTCAAATACGGCTCCATCGAAGCCACCCTCGAGCGCGAGCAGGGCTCCAATGTCTGGCTCGTCATGGCACTGCGCGAAGGCAAGAACCGCGAGGTCAAGAACGTGCTGGGCGCGCTCGGCCTTGAGGTTAATCGCCTGATCCGCGTCTCCTATGGCCCGTTCCAGCTCGGCGACATTCCCGTCGGCGCCATTGAAACCGTGCGGGCGGCCACCCTGCGCGACCAGCTCGGCAAAAAACTGGCCGAAGCGGCCGATGTGGATTTCGACAGCGAAATGCCTGAAGCCAATGCCCTGATCGGCAAGCCTACCCGCGACCGCCTGACCGGCCGCGGCACCAACACGGTCGAGATTGCCCGCCAGCGCTTCCGCTTCACCGACCATGCCGAAAAAACCGA is a genomic window containing:
- the lspA gene encoding signal peptidase II — encoded protein: MNLRALADPSVYVSLTAAVLAFGLDRAHKSMQVSANCISLLAGACVDHFEAFIPFSMSGWSGGEVVRVTPFFDYVLVWNTGISYGLLDGLPVWTLGLVMLAAVVALAIWWVRADSALLRLGLGLCIGGALSNGVDRLIYGAVADFFHFHWGTLSFYIFNLADVAITAGVVLLLLDMLGVGRPRPATPTA